A stretch of DNA from Schizosaccharomyces osmophilus chromosome 2, complete sequence:
TAACCATTCTAACTTGTCTTCCAACATGCGAAATCTTCATCTCTAGCCAGGTCAATTCTAGGTAACAGGTGGTTGTTAccccttttctttgtccCCCAAGCGTATGCAATGACATTAATGGCagttttgatgaaaaattgaagTATTTCACATATCCAATATGATGGTTGAGCTTACTAATACGCAGGCCttacaagaagaaacagCTTTAGCTGTTGCACCTTTGCTACAGAATAGACCGGAGCCTTTCCATTTTACCAAGCACCATGattatttaaagaaaatgttaGAACCGCTTCCTAGCTATTTTTCTGTCTTAGATGCCTCTAAGGCCTGGATGGTTTATTGGGAGCTTAATTCCTTAGCTGTTGTGAAAAAGTTGGACGGGCCTGTTAGGTCGAGAGCAATTAGTACTATTCGTCAATTACGAGGTGAAAACGGTGGTTTTTGTGGTGGAAACGGTCAACAAGAACATGTTTTGAGTACTTATGCAGCTGTACTAAGTATCTGCTTATGCGATTGTGACGAAGCCTTTGCTCTTatcaacaaagaaaggCTACTACAGTGGTTTTTTTCCTTAAAAAACGCTGATGGATCTTTTCGCGTGAATCAAGAAGGCGAGTCTGATGCTCGTTCAGCCTATGCAGTTGTTTGTGTTGCGTCCCTTTTGGGACTTCCTAATGATCACGATCTATTCAAGGGCACTTTAGAATGGCTTTGCAACTGCCAAACATATGAGGGTGGATTAGCGGGTGTTCCTTATGCTGAAGCGCATGGTGGATACACATATTGTGCTTTAGCCGCAATTGCTTTGTTACAAGGAATACAGAAATTGGATATTCCAAGTCTTGTAAAATGGTTAGTGCAAAGGCAGGATCGTGCTCTTTATGGCTTTTCTGGAAGAACAAACAAACTTGTGGATGGCTGCTATAGCTGGTGGGTAGGCGGAAGCCACCTTATATTAGCATCTGGATATGGTAACAGGTCTGAGAATGTAACACATGCCTTATTTTACAATTCAGACAAACTTCTAAAATACATTCTTCAATGCTGTCAAGGAAAGTCTGGTGGTTTACGTGATAAGCCTCCCAAACGACCTGATCAATACCATACATGTTACTGTCTACTAGGGTTGTCTTCTATAGCTTATGACTATAAAGTACAAGATAATGATTGGTTGATTGAACCTTCTCAACATTCGACtctgaattttttgttgcCGACTCATCCCATTTTTTGTATACCTTTGggtttggaaaaaaagatgctATCCTACTTTAAAGCTATTTAATTATCGACCATGTTTAAGTTTACATGAGTGTTTTAATCTTTGTTTATGATTCACGAAGTATAGGAATATAATTAATTACAATATAATGAACTGTGAGCCTTTATAAATAATTGGatttcattctttgttGTCATTGAGGTAATTATATATTAAATAGTCGTaaaatattcataaaattgtgATATCTTCTGGtaatggaaaaaaagggaGAGGGGAGAAAAGTTGTTTATATCATCGATTGTCCCTATGTTGAGTATAAGCATTCTTTGTCCCAATATTTTTCAGCATATAAAGCAAGAAGATCGGTCATAGAATGTCTACCGTCCTTGCGCCAAAAGTAAAGGTTCCAATCTTCTTTAGTAAACAAGCTTTTTCCTACTAACTTGTTAAGAATGTAATTCAGTCTAGGAATGACAAACTCTGTAGTAACAAGATCAACCTGTCTAGGGTGACGGTCCAAATCTAAATCAACATTCACTTTCGAACACAGATAATTTCCAGAATCATAGTGTGGAATTGGAAGATGAATGGTATCATCACCATCATCTCCCATGTCGTCGTGTGTCTGGTAGCCATAAGACACTTGTTCtgattttggttttgacTTTGTGTAAActaaatctttttcaaacgTATTGGGAGTATCCAAAAAAGTAGAAGGCTCATCATATATACTAAGATAACCACTATGTTCAAGCCAGTAAGGAAGGTTCTTAACAATGAACCAAGGAACATCCttcaaaacataaaatatatttcctttgaaaGGGGAAACTTGAAATAACTCATCCAAGCCGAAGGAGCCTTGCTGTAGACCACCACGAATACCTCCTGTGTTTATAATGATGTAGTGAGGTAAATGTTTCCTTGATTTGTTGATAAtagtttttggaaagatttctgtttcaaaaagatggTATATAGAGTTTGAAGCGTTTCGAGGAACTTCTGAAAATCCGTAGTCTATTGGAGAACAGCCCAAAGGATCAAGTAAATTAAGTCGTTTTCTGGCATTAGCAATTTGGTGCGATAGTTTTGACCCTTCGATAGTATcaaaattgaaatcatGAACATTGGAATGGTAAATGAATCCCTTCCTATTCCAGTCGATGTAAGAACGGGAAAATACGGAAGGATTGGTAAAGTAAAGGGTTGTTTCCAGTACTTTCTTCGAATAATCTATTAAAGGAgagaaaaatggaaaaacagggtaaaaagaatttgacCTGGCTTTTGAAGATGTAAAGGAAGGAAGGC
This window harbors:
- the cpp1 gene encoding protein farnesyltransferase beta subunit Cpp1 translates to MMVELTNTQALQEETALAVAPLLQNRPEPFHFTKHHDYLKKMLEPLPSYFSVLDASKAWMVYWELNSLAVVKKLDGPVRSRAISTIRQLRGENGGFCGGNGQQEHVLSTYAAVLSICLCDCDEAFALINKERLLQWFFSLKNADGSFRVNQEGESDARSAYAVVCVASLLGLPNDHDLFKGTLEWLCNCQTYEGGLAGVPYAEAHGGYTYCALAAIALLQGIQKLDIPSLVKWLVQRQDRALYGFSGRTNKLVDGCYSWWVGGSHLILASGYGNRSENVTHALFYNSDKLLKYILQCCQGKSGGLRDKPPKRPDQYHTCYCLLGLSSIAYDYKVQDNDWLIEPSQHSTLNFLLPTHPIFCIPLGLEKKMLSYFKAI
- a CDS encoding 5'-nucleotidase, NT5E family, with the translated sequence MRNQLLKFLVSLTIIIQNCLGIVLPQTLRRELKWGQVNILHTTDMHGWLAGHAHDKRYSSDLGEFVSFINHMKQLAEEKDVDLLVVDTGDLHDGTGLSDLTNPPGSWTNDLLKNVPYDVLVAGNHELYLPIVMNDTYHNFIPSWNGRYLASNVDMYDEKTDTYTPFGEKYAIFDTPHNVRILSLGFVGSFSGGCNEARVLPMEITLQHSWWNEIRELEDIDLILIAGHIPVHDSSELDQLLLKLRKEFPDTIIQVLGGHSHIRDYAVYDEKAAGLQSGRYCETVGWASIQGLPSFTSSKARSNSFYPVFPFFSPLIDYSKKVLETTLYFTNPSVFSRSYIDWNRKGFIYHSNVHDFNFDTIEGSKLSHQIANARKRLNLLDPLGCSPIDYGFSEVPRNASNSIYHLFETEIFPKTIINKSRKHLPHYIIINTGGIRGGLQQGSFGLDELFQVSPFKGNIFYVLKDVPWFIVKNLPYWLEHSGYLSIYDEPSTFLDTPNTFEKDLVYTKSKPKSEQVSYGYQTHDDMGDDGDDTIHLPIPHYDSGNYLCSKVNVDLDLDRHPRQVDLVTTEFVIPRLNYILNKLVGKSLFTKEDWNLYFWRKDGRHSMTDLLALYAEKYWDKECLYST